From Miscanthus floridulus cultivar M001 chromosome 15, ASM1932011v1, whole genome shotgun sequence, the proteins below share one genomic window:
- the LOC136509585 gene encoding bisdemethoxycurcumin synthase-like, with product MGSMGRALPRTVDEIRRAQRADGPAAVLGIGTANPPTCMAQDDYPDYYFRVTNSEHLTDLRAKLTRICNNKKSGIRQRYLHLNEELLAANPGFIDRTRPSLDERVEMASAAVPELAAKAAAKAIADWGRPATDITHLVFSTYSGARAPSADRRLASLLGLRPTVSRTILNLHGCYGGGRSLQLAKELAENNRGARVLVACSEITLIAFYGPEGGCVDNIIGQTLFGDGAGAVIVGADPVAPVERPLFEMAFASQTTIPETEDAISMQISKCGMEYHLSSQVPRLLGCNVERCLVDAFRTLGVSAAWNDLFWAIHPGGRAILDNIEEVLGLEDGKLAASRHVLSEFGNMSGTTVIFVLDELRRRRAAAAKQGGGTPEWGVMMAFGPGVTIETMVLHAPSNLNLEGN from the coding sequence aTGGGTTCCATGGGGAGGGCACTACCGCGCACCGTCGACGAGATCAGGCGTGCGCAGCGCGCAGATGGGCCGGCCGCCGTGCTCGGCATCGGCACGGCGAACCCGCCGACGTGCATGGCCCAGGACGACTACCCCGACTACTACTTCCGCGTCACCAACAGCGAGCACCTCACCGACCTCAGGGCCAAGCTCACCAGGATCTGCAACAACAAGAAGTCCGGCATCAGGCAGCGCTACCTCCACCTCAACGAGGAGCTGCTGGCCGCCAACCCGGGCTTCATCGACCGCACGCGGCCGTCCCTGGACGAGCGCGTGGAGATGGCCTCCGCCGCCGTCCCGGAGCTGGCCGCGAAAGCGGCCGCCAAGGCCATCGCGGACTGGGGCCGCCCGGCCACCGACATCACCCACCTCGTCTTCAGCACCTACTCCGGCGCGCGCGCCCCGAGCGCCGACCGCCGCCTCGCCTCCCTGCTGGGCCTCCGCCCCACGGTGTCCCGCACCATCCTCAACCTCCACGGCTGCTACGGCGGCGGGCGGTCGCTCCAGCTCGCCAAGGAGCTCGCGGAGAACAACCGCGGCGCGCGCGTCCTGGTCGCCTGCTCCGAGATCACGCTCATCGCCTTCTACGGGCCCGAGGGAGGCTGCGTCGACAACATCATCGGCCAGACCCTGTTCGGCGATGGTGCCGGCGCCGTCATCGTCGGCGCCGACCCCGTCGCCCCCGTCGAGCGCCCGCTGTTCGAGATGGCGTTCGCGTCGCAGACCACGATACCGGAGACCGAGGACGCCATCTCCATGCAGATCAGCAAATGCGGCATGGAGTACCACCTCTCCAGCCAGGTGCCCCGCCTGCTGGGGTGCAACGTGGAACGCTGCCTTGTCGACGCGTTCCGCACGCTCGGCGTCAGCGCCGCATGGAACGACCTTTTCTGGGCGATCCATCCCGGCGGTCGTGCCATCCTGGACAACATCGAGGAAGTGCTCGGTCTGGAGGACGGGAAACTGGCGGCGAGTCGCCACGTGCTCAGCGAGTTTGGCAACATGAGTGGCACCACGGTGATCTTCGTGCTCGATGAGTTGCGCCGCCGACGGGCAGCGGCGGCCAAGCAGGGAGGGGGAACGCCGGAGTGGGGAGTCATGATGGCTTTTGGACCGGGAGTCACAATCGAGACCATGGTGCTCCACGCCCCTAGCAACCTGAACCTGGAGGGAAATTAA